One genomic region from Natrinema caseinilyticum encodes:
- a CDS encoding DUF7096 domain-containing protein, with product MNNATPALLALLLVLSVPAMTVVAAEPARGTEDGSNAALGRQASPQLLQTDVANTTNRLQLTGDVRSEYIDYRPNLGMALASADDELRIDHEQYTLVEEEFNSATADERAAMIQRAYERLKERADELEQREREAVRAHAAGDHSTAQLLQTLIRNHNEAEILSERLDELDAYADRVPDYSLSSRQTRVDKNVFEFHRTSLRASLDRLSEIPTGRSHQNVVVSTSETGYSLSMMESSNYIVETTRFDNRDESAPDQFEDLEAFERTMELYPWADEHGSPHFQDNSPDHYWTEIGHSQGRLEIYLDAGTGDVHREVQELIAPSLPPESLGPWRGDGLNMTMNRTPTSGPIKVMITDQRTGEPVNAAITFDGTEIGRTGDDGSLWVTPLLGTHQLEAKTSDGVVNATVTR from the coding sequence ATGAACAACGCGACGCCTGCCCTCCTCGCGTTACTTCTCGTTCTCTCGGTACCTGCGATGACCGTCGTCGCGGCGGAACCGGCCCGCGGGACGGAAGACGGATCTAACGCGGCCCTTGGACGACAGGCTTCTCCACAGCTGCTGCAAACCGACGTCGCCAACACGACGAACCGACTCCAGCTCACGGGTGATGTACGGAGCGAGTATATCGACTACCGTCCAAACCTCGGAATGGCACTCGCGAGCGCCGACGACGAACTCCGGATCGATCACGAGCAGTACACCCTCGTGGAAGAAGAGTTCAACAGCGCAACTGCGGACGAACGAGCGGCCATGATCCAGCGGGCGTACGAACGCCTCAAGGAACGAGCCGACGAACTCGAGCAACGCGAACGCGAGGCAGTCAGAGCACATGCTGCCGGCGATCACTCGACGGCCCAACTCCTCCAGACGCTGATCCGAAACCACAACGAAGCTGAGATACTTTCCGAGCGCCTCGACGAACTGGACGCCTACGCGGACAGAGTCCCCGACTATTCACTCTCCTCGCGGCAAACTCGCGTCGACAAGAACGTGTTCGAATTCCACCGAACGTCGCTTCGAGCAAGCCTCGATCGGCTTTCGGAAATACCGACCGGCCGGAGTCATCAAAACGTCGTGGTCTCGACGTCCGAGACCGGGTACAGCCTCTCGATGATGGAAAGCAGTAACTACATCGTCGAGACGACCCGCTTCGACAATCGAGACGAATCGGCGCCCGACCAATTCGAGGACCTCGAGGCGTTCGAACGGACGATGGAACTCTATCCGTGGGCGGACGAACACGGGTCGCCTCACTTCCAGGACAACAGCCCCGATCACTACTGGACCGAAATCGGCCACAGCCAGGGCCGCCTCGAAATCTATCTCGACGCCGGGACGGGTGACGTCCACCGCGAGGTACAGGAACTCATCGCACCGTCGCTCCCGCCCGAGTCCCTCGGCCCCTGGAGAGGTGACGGGCTCAACATGACGATGAACCGGACGCCAACGAGCGGGCCGATCAAAGTGATGATAACGGACCAACGAACCGGTGAACCGGTAAACGCGGCCATCACGTTCGACGGAACCGAGATCGGCAGGACCGGCGACGACGGATCGCTGTGGGTCACACCACTGCTCGGGACCCACCAACTCGAGGCGAAAACGAGCGACGGAGTGGTCAACGCGACAGTCACGCGCTGA
- a CDS encoding type IV pilin — MNRVRRRDQYRHRCRPARAVSPVVGVLALIALTVCLAAVVAVGIGAWSLESGPPTATFELSADGDRSTVVIEHRTGDPIDVDGLTVVIAVNGTNLSRQPPIPFVGAKGFDGAPDGPFNAKGDREWTAGERAGLAIAETNSPKLEVGDSVTVTLVVDGKLIAKLEGVAT, encoded by the coding sequence GTGAATCGAGTGCGGCGCCGAGACCAGTACCGACACCGATGTCGACCAGCGCGAGCGGTCAGTCCGGTCGTCGGCGTGCTCGCGCTGATCGCACTCACCGTCTGTCTGGCAGCCGTCGTCGCCGTTGGAATCGGTGCGTGGTCGCTCGAGTCGGGGCCACCGACCGCGACCTTCGAGCTCTCTGCTGACGGGGATCGGTCGACGGTCGTGATCGAGCACCGCACCGGTGACCCGATCGATGTCGACGGATTGACTGTCGTGATCGCGGTAAACGGAACGAACCTGTCGAGACAACCCCCGATTCCATTCGTCGGGGCGAAGGGATTCGACGGGGCGCCCGACGGGCCGTTCAACGCGAAGGGCGATCGGGAGTGGACGGCGGGTGAGCGGGCGGGCCTCGCCATCGCCGAGACGAACAGCCCGAAACTCGAGGTCGGCGATTCGGTCACGGTTACCCTCGTCGTCGATGGGAAGCTGATAGCGAAACTCGAGGGGGTGGCAACGTAA
- a CDS encoding methyltransferase domain-containing protein: MGLLENKARARLFYKYLSRVYDQVNPFVWTEEMRAEALSLLEFEADMTVLDVGCGTGFGTEGLLEHVDEVYALDQSEHQLARAYEKFGKRAPPVHFHRGDAERLPFTTDTFDVVWSSGSIEYWPTPILALREIRRVLKPGGQVLVVGPNYPDNPITQRLADAVMLFYDEYEADRMFKTAGFEDVKHAFMGPSYDPDVAITTIGRAPE; this comes from the coding sequence ATGGGACTTCTCGAGAACAAGGCGCGTGCCCGACTGTTCTACAAGTACCTCTCGCGAGTCTACGACCAGGTGAACCCCTTCGTCTGGACCGAAGAGATGCGCGCCGAAGCGCTCTCGCTGCTCGAGTTCGAGGCGGACATGACCGTCCTCGACGTCGGTTGCGGAACCGGCTTCGGGACCGAAGGCCTGCTCGAACACGTCGACGAGGTCTACGCCCTCGATCAGAGCGAACACCAGCTCGCACGGGCCTACGAGAAGTTCGGTAAACGGGCCCCGCCGGTCCACTTTCATCGGGGTGACGCCGAGCGACTGCCGTTTACGACCGACACGTTCGACGTGGTCTGGTCGTCCGGATCGATCGAGTACTGGCCGACCCCGATTCTCGCGCTTCGGGAAATCCGTCGGGTCCTCAAACCGGGCGGTCAGGTCCTCGTCGTCGGGCCGAACTATCCCGACAACCCGATCACCCAGCGCCTCGCCGACGCGGTAATGCTTTTCTACGACGAGTACGAGGCCGACCGGATGTTCAAAACCGCCGGCTTCGAGGACGTGAAACACGCCTTCATGGGGCCGTCGTACGATCCGGACGTTGCAATCACGACGATCGGCCGCGCGCCCGAGTAA
- the ahaH gene encoding ATP synthase archaeal subunit H, protein MPRPEVLERIKSAETEADEIVAKANNDRDERIAEARERAEEIRTEAEQEAKELKERRLEEAREEIDRECEQVLEEGEREREELAERARSRIDEVTDHVVELFQEDVHAQT, encoded by the coding sequence ATGCCGAGGCCAGAGGTTCTCGAACGAATTAAGTCGGCGGAGACGGAGGCCGACGAGATCGTCGCAAAGGCAAACAACGACCGCGACGAGCGAATAGCCGAGGCCCGGGAACGTGCCGAGGAGATTCGCACGGAAGCGGAACAGGAGGCCAAAGAGTTGAAGGAGCGCCGCCTGGAGGAGGCTCGCGAGGAGATTGACCGGGAGTGCGAGCAGGTCCTCGAAGAAGGCGAACGGGAGCGAGAAGAGCTCGCCGAACGCGCCCGGAGTCGGATCGACGAGGTGACCGACCACGTCGTCGAACTGTTCCAGGAGGACGTTCATGCTCAGACCTGA
- a CDS encoding V-type ATP synthase subunit I: MLRPERMSKVSVTGSKGVMPTVIETIHELGLVHLSDYDGSWEAFDNGNPIGRADESSEKLVTVRALQSTLDLSADEVDAAALESGWEERLEEIRTGVNELDDRRTEINDELRQINEKIDGVAPFAALGIDLDLLSGYESVDVLVGEGSLGDVESALDASDDVGAFETFTGGDVVAIVAAPTEDGDENAIDEALVGVEFTRYEVPETDQSPADYVSDLESRKRDLESQLDDIDAELEEIKREEGSFLLGAEQELTIEVQQAEAPLQFATTDHAFVAEGWLPSDEYDRLVAALDGAVGDGLEIEELVRADYNDEGYPTRTEEVDHGGPGESEGMSEAEEEEVQEALADGGTTTGSAGVVTMVDEPPVIQDNIGPAQPFEFLLRLIDRPRYSELDPTIVLLLTFPAFYGFMLGDLGYGILYTIAGYTLYSRFDEDIVRSLGAIGIWAGGFTMLFGILYGEIFGMHVLGEVLFGGSPPLHKGLQPVYAKYGQTWLLVSVLIGLAHLTVGYIFGFVNDLDHGVVDAYLENGSWALLMIGVWVWILSRHGEGVKPDFLYTSFGTGSEAAYELGFTGFAAETGLMVGLPVAVIGLVTMIYGEVKHYGVLGVIIGGLESFNVLGDVLSYLRIAAVILAKAGMAFVVNMLFFGVYVVGEGEHAEWHFGTSHAPQKMLEQGTYHGHEVTEVMFGGLLHGGIVMAILGVFILVLGHIVVLLLGVTSAGLQGIRLEYVEFFNKFYEGGGRVFEPFGGIRSDDKN; the protein is encoded by the coding sequence ATGCTCAGACCTGAACGGATGAGCAAGGTCTCGGTGACCGGCTCCAAGGGCGTGATGCCCACGGTCATCGAGACGATTCACGAGTTGGGTCTGGTTCACCTCTCCGACTACGACGGATCCTGGGAAGCGTTCGACAACGGGAACCCGATCGGACGGGCCGACGAGTCCTCCGAGAAGCTGGTGACCGTCCGCGCCCTCCAGAGCACCCTCGATCTCTCGGCCGACGAGGTCGACGCGGCCGCACTCGAGTCGGGCTGGGAGGAACGGCTCGAGGAGATTCGAACGGGGGTCAACGAACTCGACGACAGGCGGACGGAGATCAACGACGAACTCCGACAGATCAACGAGAAGATCGACGGCGTCGCTCCTTTCGCGGCGCTGGGGATCGACCTCGACTTGCTATCCGGGTACGAGTCGGTCGACGTGCTCGTCGGCGAGGGCTCGCTCGGGGACGTCGAATCCGCACTCGACGCGTCGGACGACGTCGGTGCCTTCGAGACGTTCACCGGCGGCGACGTCGTGGCGATCGTGGCCGCACCGACCGAAGACGGCGACGAAAACGCGATCGACGAGGCGCTGGTCGGAGTCGAATTCACCCGCTACGAGGTTCCGGAGACGGACCAGAGCCCCGCCGACTACGTGTCGGACCTCGAGAGTCGAAAGCGCGACCTCGAGTCACAACTCGACGACATCGACGCGGAACTCGAGGAGATCAAGCGGGAGGAAGGGTCGTTCCTCCTGGGGGCCGAACAGGAGCTGACGATCGAGGTACAGCAAGCTGAGGCGCCGCTGCAGTTCGCGACGACCGACCACGCGTTCGTCGCGGAGGGATGGCTCCCGAGCGACGAGTACGATCGCCTCGTCGCGGCGCTCGACGGCGCCGTCGGCGACGGCCTCGAGATCGAGGAACTCGTCCGGGCGGATTACAACGACGAGGGCTATCCGACGCGGACGGAAGAGGTCGACCACGGCGGACCCGGCGAATCCGAGGGAATGTCCGAAGCGGAAGAAGAGGAGGTACAGGAGGCGCTCGCCGACGGTGGCACGACGACCGGAAGCGCCGGCGTCGTGACGATGGTCGACGAACCGCCGGTCATTCAGGATAATATCGGCCCCGCACAGCCGTTCGAGTTCCTGCTGCGATTGATCGACCGGCCTCGCTACAGCGAACTCGACCCGACCATCGTTCTGCTGCTGACGTTCCCCGCGTTCTACGGGTTCATGCTGGGCGACCTCGGCTACGGGATCCTGTACACCATCGCCGGATACACGCTGTACAGCCGCTTCGACGAGGACATCGTTCGGAGCCTGGGTGCGATCGGCATCTGGGCCGGCGGGTTCACGATGCTGTTCGGCATCCTGTACGGCGAGATATTCGGGATGCACGTGCTGGGAGAGGTTCTCTTCGGCGGCAGTCCGCCGCTGCACAAGGGGCTTCAGCCAGTGTACGCGAAGTACGGCCAGACGTGGCTGCTGGTGAGCGTCCTCATCGGACTGGCCCACCTTACCGTCGGGTACATCTTCGGGTTCGTCAACGACCTCGACCACGGCGTCGTCGACGCGTACCTCGAGAACGGCTCGTGGGCGCTGCTCATGATCGGCGTCTGGGTCTGGATCCTCAGTCGCCACGGTGAAGGCGTCAAGCCGGACTTCCTGTACACCTCGTTCGGCACCGGTTCCGAGGCCGCGTACGAACTCGGCTTCACCGGCTTCGCCGCCGAGACCGGCCTGATGGTCGGCCTCCCGGTCGCAGTGATCGGGCTCGTGACGATGATCTACGGCGAAGTCAAACACTACGGCGTGCTCGGCGTCATCATCGGCGGCCTCGAGAGCTTCAACGTCCTCGGTGACGTCCTCTCGTATCTCCGAATAGCGGCGGTCATCCTCGCGAAGGCAGGCATGGCGTTCGTCGTCAACATGCTGTTCTTCGGGGTGTACGTCGTCGGTGAGGGGGAACACGCGGAGTGGCACTTCGGTACCAGCCACGCCCCCCAGAAGATGCTCGAGCAGGGAACCTACCACGGTCACGAAGTGACCGAGGTCATGTTCGGCGGCTTGCTCCACGGCGGCATCGTGATGGCGATCCTGGGCGTGTTCATCCTCGTCCTCGGCCACATCGTCGTCCTCCTGCTCGGCGTTACGAGCGCCGGCCTGCAGGGAATCCGTCTCGAGTACGTCGAGTTCTTCAACAAGTTCTACGAAGGCGGTGGACGGGTATTCGAGCCCTTCGGCGGAATTCGGTCCGACGACAAGAACTGA
- a CDS encoding V-type ATP synthase subunit E, protein MSLDTVVEDIREEAHARAEEIRAEGEARAEEIESTAREDADEIVADAEADVEREIEQLREQRLSSAKLEAKQKRLEARRDVLGEVHEAVEDELAALEGDTREELTRDLLEAATDEFDEGDDVSVYGRGDDEELIDSILADYDGYKYAGEYDCLGGVVAESEQSRVRINNTFDTVLEDVWEDNLREISNRLFEQ, encoded by the coding sequence ATGAGTCTGGATACAGTCGTTGAGGACATTCGAGAAGAGGCTCACGCGCGTGCGGAGGAGATCCGCGCTGAGGGCGAAGCGCGCGCCGAAGAGATCGAGTCGACCGCCCGGGAGGACGCAGACGAGATCGTCGCTGACGCCGAGGCCGACGTCGAGCGAGAAATCGAGCAACTGCGCGAACAGCGACTCTCCAGTGCGAAACTGGAGGCGAAACAGAAACGCCTGGAGGCACGCAGGGACGTCCTCGGGGAGGTCCACGAGGCGGTCGAGGACGAACTCGCCGCCCTCGAGGGAGACACCCGCGAGGAGCTCACCCGTGACCTGCTCGAGGCGGCGACCGACGAGTTCGACGAGGGCGACGACGTCAGCGTCTACGGCCGCGGCGACGACGAGGAGCTGATCGACTCGATCCTCGCCGACTACGACGGCTACAAGTACGCCGGCGAGTACGACTGTCTCGGCGGCGTCGTCGCCGAGAGCGAGCAGTCCCGCGTCCGCATCAACAACACGTTCGACACGGTACTCGAGGACGTGTGGGAAGACAACCTCCGGGAGATCAGCAATCGACTCTTCGAGCAATGA
- a CDS encoding V-type ATP synthase subunit C, whose amino-acid sequence MSSGASNPEYVNARVRSRQAAMLADEDYRKLIRMGPSEIARFMEETEYEREINELGTRFSGVNLIEYALNRNLAKHFNDLLEWAEGRLYDLIARYLRKFDVWNLKTIIRGIYTDSDADAIRTDLIRAGELDDRTLDRLVELDSIEDVIEVVGGTIFADPLADAYEEYEAVGTLVPLENALDRAFYENLLEDLGRPQEGPEATYVEFLQTEIDFRNARNALRLARSGADLDPAAYYIEGGVLFDESELNRLVGHYDELVDHIAENKRYGDRLSGALERLRDADSLIQFEHALDAALLEYADTLSSIYPTTITPVLSYILAKEREVENIRAIARGREVGLDESEIEEELVIL is encoded by the coding sequence ATGAGTTCAGGTGCCTCGAATCCGGAATACGTGAACGCTCGCGTTCGCTCGCGACAGGCGGCGATGTTGGCGGACGAGGACTACCGCAAGCTGATCCGGATGGGGCCGAGCGAGATCGCACGGTTCATGGAGGAAACGGAGTACGAACGCGAGATCAACGAACTCGGAACGCGGTTTTCGGGCGTCAACCTGATCGAGTACGCCCTGAACCGCAACCTCGCGAAGCACTTCAACGACCTGCTCGAATGGGCGGAGGGGCGACTCTACGACCTCATCGCCCGGTACCTCCGGAAATTCGACGTCTGGAATCTCAAGACGATCATCCGCGGGATCTACACGGATTCGGACGCCGACGCGATCCGGACGGACCTCATCCGCGCCGGCGAACTCGACGATCGGACGCTGGACCGGCTGGTCGAACTCGACTCGATCGAAGACGTGATCGAAGTCGTCGGCGGGACGATTTTCGCGGACCCGCTCGCGGACGCCTACGAAGAGTACGAAGCCGTCGGGACGCTCGTCCCGCTCGAGAACGCGCTCGACCGCGCGTTCTACGAGAACTTACTCGAGGACCTCGGTCGGCCACAGGAGGGGCCGGAAGCCACCTACGTCGAGTTCCTGCAGACGGAGATCGACTTCCGGAACGCGCGAAACGCGTTGCGACTCGCGCGAAGCGGTGCCGATCTGGACCCGGCAGCCTACTACATCGAGGGCGGCGTCCTGTTCGACGAGTCGGAGCTGAATCGGCTGGTCGGTCACTACGACGAACTCGTCGACCACATCGCGGAAAACAAACGCTACGGCGACCGCCTCTCGGGAGCGCTGGAACGGCTGCGCGATGCTGACAGCCTTATACAGTTCGAACACGCACTAGATGCTGCGTTGCTCGAGTACGCGGACACGCTCTCGAGCATCTATCCGACCACCATTACCCCCGTTCTCTCGTACATCCTCGCGAAAGAGCGCGAGGTCGAGAACATCCGTGCGATCGCACGGGGACGCGAGGTCGGGCTCGACGAGAGCGAAATCGAAGAGGAGCTGGTGATCCTATGA
- a CDS encoding V-type ATP synthase subunit F, whose amino-acid sequence MSQEIAVVGSPEFTTGFRLAGVRRFENVPDDEKEERLDDAATAALEDEGVGIVVMHDDDLEHLSRNVRQEVETSVEPVVVTIGSGTGGGGLRDQIKRAIGIDLMEEEESE is encoded by the coding sequence ATGAGCCAGGAAATTGCAGTCGTCGGCAGCCCGGAGTTTACGACCGGCTTCCGCCTCGCGGGAGTCAGACGGTTCGAAAACGTTCCGGACGACGAGAAAGAAGAGCGACTAGACGACGCGGCGACGGCGGCCCTCGAAGACGAGGGCGTCGGGATCGTCGTCATGCACGACGACGACCTCGAGCACCTGTCGCGCAACGTTCGCCAGGAGGTCGAGACGAGCGTCGAGCCGGTCGTCGTCACCATCGGCAGCGGGACCGGTGGCGGCGGGCTGCGCGACCAGATCAAACGTGCGATCGGTATCGACCTGATGGAAGAAGAAGAAAGCGAGTAA
- a CDS encoding ATP synthase subunit A, with protein sequence MSQAEEIESVDEDGVIESVSGPVVTATDLDARMNDVVYVGDEGLMGEVIEIEGNLTTIQVYEETSGVGPGEPVQNTGEPLSVDLGPGMLDSIYDGVQRPLDVLEEKMGTAFLDRGVDAPGIDLEKQWEFSPEVEEGDTVEPGDVVGTVEETITIDHKVMVPPDYEGGEVASVESGEFTVEETVVELSNGEEIQMHQEWPVREARPAGEKETPTEPLVTGQRIQDGLFPLAKGGTAAIPGPFGSGKTVTQQQLAKWSDADIVVYIGCGERGNEMTEVIEDFPELPDPQTGNPLMARTCLIANTSNMPVAARESCIYTGITIAEYYRDMGYDVALMADSTSRWAEAMREISSRLEEMPGEEGYPAYLAAALSEFYERAGKFQLINGGEGSISVVGAVSPPGGDFSEPVTQNTLRIVKTFWALDADLAERRHFPAINWNESYSLYKDQLDPWWEENVESDWPEVRQWAVDVLDEEDELQEIVQLVGKDALPEDQQLTLEVARYLREAWLQQNALHDVDTYCEPEKTYRMLQAIQTFNDEAFEALEAGVPVEEIQDVDAAPRLNRMGTAEEWDEFIDEIESDLETQLRALY encoded by the coding sequence ATGAGCCAGGCAGAAGAAATCGAATCCGTCGACGAAGACGGTGTAATCGAAAGCGTGAGCGGTCCCGTCGTGACCGCCACGGACCTCGACGCCCGGATGAACGACGTCGTCTACGTCGGCGACGAAGGACTGATGGGCGAGGTCATCGAGATCGAAGGGAACCTGACCACGATTCAGGTCTACGAGGAAACCTCCGGCGTCGGCCCGGGCGAACCCGTCCAGAACACGGGCGAGCCGCTGAGCGTCGACCTCGGACCCGGGATGCTGGACTCCATCTACGACGGCGTGCAGCGACCGCTCGACGTCTTAGAAGAGAAGATGGGGACGGCATTCCTCGACCGCGGGGTCGACGCCCCCGGGATCGACCTCGAGAAGCAGTGGGAGTTCTCCCCCGAGGTCGAGGAGGGCGACACCGTCGAACCCGGCGACGTCGTCGGGACGGTCGAAGAGACGATCACCATCGACCACAAGGTCATGGTGCCGCCGGACTACGAGGGCGGCGAGGTGGCCAGCGTCGAGAGCGGCGAGTTCACCGTCGAAGAAACCGTCGTCGAACTCTCGAACGGCGAGGAAATCCAGATGCACCAGGAGTGGCCAGTCCGCGAAGCCCGGCCCGCCGGTGAGAAGGAGACGCCGACCGAGCCCCTGGTGACCGGCCAGCGGATTCAGGACGGTCTGTTCCCGCTCGCGAAAGGCGGGACGGCGGCGATTCCCGGTCCGTTCGGGTCGGGCAAGACCGTCACCCAGCAGCAACTCGCCAAGTGGTCCGACGCGGACATCGTCGTCTACATCGGCTGTGGCGAGCGCGGCAACGAGATGACCGAGGTCATCGAGGACTTCCCGGAACTGCCCGACCCGCAGACCGGCAACCCGCTGATGGCCCGAACGTGTCTCATCGCCAATACGTCGAACATGCCGGTCGCCGCTCGCGAGTCCTGTATTTACACGGGAATCACGATCGCAGAGTACTACCGCGACATGGGCTACGACGTCGCGCTGATGGCCGACTCCACCTCGCGGTGGGCCGAGGCCATGCGGGAGATCTCGAGCCGACTCGAGGAGATGCCCGGCGAGGAGGGCTACCCCGCGTATCTGGCGGCCGCGCTCTCCGAGTTCTACGAGCGCGCCGGCAAGTTCCAGCTGATCAACGGCGGCGAGGGCTCAATCTCGGTCGTCGGCGCCGTGTCGCCGCCCGGCGGCGACTTCTCGGAACCCGTCACGCAGAACACGCTGCGCATCGTCAAGACGTTCTGGGCGCTGGACGCCGACCTCGCGGAACGTCGGCACTTCCCGGCGATCAACTGGAACGAGTCCTACTCGCTGTACAAGGACCAGCTCGATCCCTGGTGGGAGGAAAACGTCGAGAGCGACTGGCCCGAAGTTCGCCAGTGGGCCGTCGACGTGCTCGACGAGGAGGACGAACTGCAAGAGATCGTGCAACTCGTCGGCAAGGACGCCCTGCCGGAAGACCAGCAGCTCACGCTCGAGGTCGCGCGGTACCTGCGTGAGGCCTGGCTCCAGCAGAACGCGCTCCACGACGTCGACACCTACTGTGAGCCCGAGAAGACCTACCGGATGCTCCAGGCCATCCAGACGTTCAACGACGAGGCGTTCGAAGCGCTCGAGGCCGGAGTGCCGGTCGAGGAGATTCAGGACGTCGACGCCGCACCGCGGCTCAACCGGATGGGCACCGCCGAAGAGTGGGACGAGTTCATCGACGAGATCGAAAGCGACCTCGAAACGCAACTGCGCGCACTGTACTAA
- a CDS encoding ATP synthase subunit B, which translates to MKEYQTITEISGPLVFAEVDEPVGYDEIVEIETPQGDTLRGQVLESSEGIVSIQVFEGTGGIDRNASVRFLGETMKMPVTEDLLGRVLDGSGNPIDGGPEIVPDERRDIVGEAINPFSREYPEEFIQTGVSAIDGMNTLVRGQKLPIFSGSGLPHNELALQIARQATVPEEEEGEGEGSEFAVIFGAMGITAEEANEFMDDFERTGALERSVVFMNLADDPAVERQVTPRLALTTAEYLAFEEGYHVLVILTDMTNYCEALREIGAAREEVPGRRGYPGYMYTDLAQLYERAGRIEGKEGSVTQIPILTMPGDDDTHPIPDLTGYITEGQIMMDRDLNSQGIEPPINVLPSLSRLMDDGIGEGLTREDHGDVSDQMYAAYAEGEDLRDLVNIVGREALSERDNKFLDFADRFEAEFVQQGYDTNRSIEQTLEVGWDLLSALPKTELNRIDEDLIEEHYREDETESVEVEAE; encoded by the coding sequence ATGAAAGAGTACCAGACTATCACGGAAATCAGCGGTCCGCTGGTGTTCGCCGAGGTCGACGAGCCCGTTGGCTACGACGAAATCGTCGAGATCGAGACGCCACAGGGCGACACCCTGCGCGGACAGGTACTGGAATCGAGCGAGGGGATCGTCTCGATCCAGGTGTTCGAGGGCACGGGCGGGATCGACCGCAACGCCTCCGTTCGCTTCCTGGGCGAGACGATGAAGATGCCCGTCACCGAGGATCTGCTCGGACGGGTCCTGGACGGGTCCGGGAACCCGATCGACGGCGGCCCGGAGATCGTCCCCGACGAGCGCCGCGACATCGTCGGCGAAGCGATCAACCCCTTCTCGCGCGAATACCCCGAGGAGTTCATCCAGACCGGCGTCTCCGCCATCGACGGCATGAACACGCTGGTCCGGGGCCAGAAGCTGCCGATCTTCTCCGGATCGGGACTGCCCCACAACGAACTCGCACTCCAGATCGCCCGTCAGGCGACGGTGCCGGAAGAAGAGGAAGGCGAGGGCGAAGGCTCCGAGTTCGCGGTCATCTTCGGCGCGATGGGAATCACCGCCGAAGAGGCAAACGAGTTCATGGACGACTTCGAGCGCACCGGCGCGCTCGAGCGCTCGGTCGTCTTCATGAACCTCGCGGACGACCCCGCGGTCGAACGGCAGGTCACGCCGCGACTCGCGTTGACGACCGCCGAGTACCTGGCCTTCGAGGAGGGCTACCACGTCCTGGTCATTCTGACGGACATGACCAACTACTGTGAGGCGCTGCGCGAGATCGGTGCCGCACGCGAGGAGGTTCCGGGACGTCGTGGCTACCCCGGGTACATGTACACCGACCTGGCGCAGCTCTACGAGCGCGCGGGTCGAATCGAGGGCAAGGAGGGGTCGGTCACGCAGATTCCGATCCTGACGATGCCCGGCGACGACGACACCCACCCGATTCCGGACCTGACCGGCTACATCACCGAGGGTCAGATCATGATGGATCGGGACCTGAACAGTCAGGGGATCGAACCGCCGATCAACGTCCTGCCCAGCCTCTCGCGGCTGATGGACGACGGGATCGGCGAGGGCCTGACCCGCGAAGACCACGGCGACGTCTCCGACCAGATGTACGCCGCCTACGCGGAGGGTGAGGACCTGCGCGACCTCGTGAACATCGTCGGCCGCGAGGCGCTGTCCGAACGCGACAACAAGTTCCTCGACTTCGCCGACCGCTTCGAAGCGGAGTTCGTCCAGCAGGGCTACGACACCAACCGCTCGATCGAGCAGACGCTCGAGGTCGGCTGGGACCTGCTGTCTGCGCTCCCGAAAACGGAGCTCAACCGGATCGACGAGGACCTCATCGAAGAGCACTACCGCGAAGACGAGACGGAATCCGTCGAAGTCGAAGCCGAGTAA
- a CDS encoding PH domain-containing protein, whose product MQYTISIGIVFVVAIAATVTTGFHYWYGPLLLLPLAPVAAHVKWANLGYHIGDHCFVVRSGFWNRTTRIVPYFRFQSGSVKQTVFQRRWKLASFIFDTASATAVFDRSPTVIDVHPHDARCIHNECRSSLQDRLSNPQRQRYGLKERVER is encoded by the coding sequence ATGCAATACACGATTTCTATCGGCATCGTTTTCGTAGTCGCTATAGCCGCAACAGTCACGACAGGTTTCCACTATTGGTACGGGCCGTTACTATTGCTTCCGCTGGCCCCTGTCGCTGCACACGTTAAATGGGCTAATCTTGGATACCATATTGGTGACCACTGTTTCGTGGTTCGAAGCGGGTTTTGGAACCGCACTACTCGAATCGTTCCCTATTTTCGTTTCCAGTCCGGGTCGGTCAAACAAACAGTGTTTCAAAGGCGATGGAAATTGGCAAGTTTTATTTTCGATACAGCAAGCGCGACGGCGGTATTCGATCGGTCACCGACTGTGATCGATGTACATCCACATGATGCACGATGTATTCACAACGAGTGTCGGTCTTCCTTACAGGACCGACTGTCGAATCCACAGCGTCAACGGTACGGTCTGAAAGAACGAGTAGAGAGATAA